Proteins from a genomic interval of Vreelandella profundi:
- a CDS encoding histone deacetylase family protein has protein sequence MITAYLTHPDCSLHHMGPEHPESPQRLEAIRAHLSLAGILQQTMQADAKEACEEALARVHPLRHLRALEKCLPKEGIIALDSDTMMNPDSLKAARVAAGAVIRGVDQVFKCQADNVFCAVRPPGHHAEASDAMGFCFYNNIAVGAAHAREKYGAKRIAILDFDVHQCNGTIDIFKNDPEILICTSFQYPFYPWRYLRSEWQNVVNTPLEVGTDGPEFRRIIESHWLPALHAFKPDLVMISAGFDAHRDDPMGDICLEDEDFYWITHLAMEIATLYADNRIVSVLEGGYHPKSLASGVEAHLKALLGLPFAEVP, from the coding sequence ATGATTACCGCCTACCTTACCCACCCCGATTGCTCATTGCACCATATGGGGCCAGAGCATCCGGAAAGCCCACAGCGTCTGGAGGCTATTCGCGCCCACCTATCGCTTGCGGGAATACTGCAGCAGACCATGCAGGCCGACGCTAAAGAAGCTTGTGAAGAGGCATTAGCCAGGGTACACCCCTTGCGTCATCTTCGCGCGCTGGAAAAGTGTTTACCCAAAGAAGGCATCATCGCATTGGATAGCGATACCATGATGAATCCTGACAGTCTGAAAGCCGCTAGAGTGGCCGCCGGCGCTGTTATTCGGGGGGTTGATCAGGTGTTTAAGTGCCAGGCCGATAACGTTTTTTGTGCCGTTAGGCCGCCTGGCCACCATGCGGAGGCCAGTGATGCCATGGGTTTCTGTTTTTATAATAATATTGCCGTTGGCGCAGCCCATGCCCGCGAAAAATATGGTGCTAAGCGTATTGCCATCCTGGATTTTGATGTGCACCAGTGCAACGGTACGATCGATATTTTCAAAAACGATCCTGAAATTCTCATTTGCACAAGCTTCCAGTATCCGTTTTATCCGTGGCGCTACTTACGCAGTGAGTGGCAAAACGTTGTGAATACTCCATTGGAAGTTGGCACTGACGGGCCCGAGTTTCGGCGCATTATCGAAAGTCATTGGCTGCCCGCCCTGCATGCTTTTAAGCCAGATTTAGTCATGATATCTGCAGGCTTTGATGCCCATCGCGATGATCCAATGGGCGACATTTGCTTGGAGGATGAAGATTTTTACTGGATCACTCATCTCGCTATGGAAATCGCCACTCTATACGCCGATAACCGCATTGTCTCGGTGCTTGAAGGTGGCTATCACCCAAAATCGTTAGCCAGCGGTGTAGAGGCGCATCTAAAAGCGCTGCTAGGACTTCCTTTCGCAGAAGTACCTTAA
- a CDS encoding helix-turn-helix domain-containing protein, with amino-acid sequence MTATTEEHAALRIASGSKPFVEPLRLGERLKQIRLANQWTLEDVSQRTGLARSTLSKIENDQVSPTFSVVQKLTTGLNIDLPQLLTPPKRERYTMGRRDLTRKGKGQLHPTPTYEHELLGHQLAQKRMIPFKTIVRARSFEEYQQWVRHDGEEFLMVLHGDIMLHTEFYAPLVLAEGDSIYFDSDMGHALVSTSLNDAVVLSVCTRGDIV; translated from the coding sequence ATGACCGCAACCACCGAAGAGCATGCCGCGCTGCGTATCGCATCGGGAAGCAAGCCGTTTGTTGAACCGCTACGCCTGGGCGAAAGGCTTAAGCAAATTCGTCTTGCCAACCAGTGGACGCTGGAAGATGTAAGCCAGCGTACGGGGCTTGCGCGTTCAACGCTTTCTAAAATTGAGAATGACCAAGTATCACCTACCTTTAGCGTGGTGCAGAAGCTAACGACGGGCCTGAACATTGACCTGCCTCAGCTGCTGACGCCACCAAAGCGCGAGCGCTACACCATGGGCCGCCGCGATTTAACCCGTAAAGGCAAAGGGCAGCTACACCCTACGCCGACCTATGAGCATGAATTGCTCGGTCACCAGCTAGCCCAAAAGCGCATGATACCCTTCAAAACTATCGTTCGAGCGCGCAGTTTCGAAGAGTATCAGCAGTGGGTGCGCCATGATGGCGAAGAATTTCTGATGGTGCTGCATGGCGATATAATGCTTCACACCGAGTTTTATGCCCCGCTAGTGTTAGCCGAAGGCGACAGCATCTACTTTGATAGTGATATGGGCCATGCGCTTGTTTCGACCAGCCTGAACGATGCAGTGGTGCTTTCAGTGTGTACGCGTGGCGATATTGTTTAA
- a CDS encoding TusE/DsrC/DsvC family sulfur relay protein, with protein MTKPKIYRYLDLEEKWGLDPEGYLVNQGDWSEPVAELMASEEGLPLTSEHWEIIDLVRAFYQRYEMAPAMRPLVKATKTALGEEKGRSIYLMQLFPGSPPKRIARLAGLPKPTNCL; from the coding sequence ATGACTAAACCAAAAATATACCGTTATCTTGATTTAGAAGAAAAATGGGGACTCGATCCTGAAGGGTACCTTGTTAATCAAGGTGACTGGAGCGAGCCAGTAGCTGAGTTAATGGCCAGCGAGGAGGGGCTGCCACTGACCTCTGAGCACTGGGAAATAATTGATCTAGTGCGGGCTTTTTATCAGCGCTATGAAATGGCGCCGGCGATGCGCCCATTGGTAAAAGCAACCAAAACAGCGCTAGGTGAAGAGAAGGGGCGTTCCATTTATTTGATGCAGCTTTTTCCGGGCAGCCCGCCTAAAAGGATTGCCCGGCTAGCCGGTTTGCCTAAGCCTACCAACTGCCTATAG
- the tusB gene encoding sulfurtransferase complex subunit TusB translates to MLHILTKPSDSSAFAQMQLAAGAQDTVLLVEEAVTAALDPTWSAWLHFHQRIYLLSEDLTSRGLAKIAADHGLPTVDVDGFVVLTEQNEKTVTWY, encoded by the coding sequence ATGTTGCACATCCTCACCAAGCCGTCAGACAGTAGCGCATTTGCTCAAATGCAGCTTGCGGCAGGCGCCCAAGACACGGTGCTATTGGTTGAAGAGGCGGTGACTGCCGCTCTTGACCCTACTTGGAGCGCATGGCTGCACTTTCATCAGCGTATTTATTTGCTTTCAGAAGACCTTACTTCTAGAGGCCTAGCAAAGATAGCGGCTGATCATGGACTGCCTACGGTCGATGTAGACGGTTTTGTTGTACTGACTGAGCAGAATGAAAAAACAGTAACCTGGTATTAA
- the tusC gene encoding sulfurtransferase complex subunit TusC has translation MVAPDALLVIIRHAPHGSNWLREGLDAALVAAAFGQPVELLFMGQGIMALLKEQGSGAPGQKATLPTIDMLEMYDIDKLWVPREALQSLHIPADALVDSVTLMANADIPDLLQQHAKIFSF, from the coding sequence TTCGCCATGCACCTCACGGTTCAAACTGGTTACGTGAAGGATTAGATGCGGCACTGGTTGCTGCGGCGTTTGGGCAGCCGGTGGAACTGTTGTTTATGGGGCAGGGTATAATGGCGCTGCTAAAAGAGCAGGGCAGTGGCGCGCCAGGTCAGAAAGCCACGCTGCCAACTATTGATATGCTGGAAATGTACGATATTGATAAGCTCTGGGTGCCACGAGAGGCACTACAAAGCCTGCATATACCGGCAGATGCGCTTGTAGACAGCGTAACGCTAATGGCGAATGCAGATATACCCGATTTATTGCAACAACACGCCAAAATTTTCAGCTTTTAG